The region ccctattttcaaaaattaactcggaccgtccctagGTTTGATTTTTCTTGCATGCTTAGTCCCTATTGACATGAAATGACTGTTTTACCCTTAATTATTtctttttagattttcttttatttctttatcagttttaaataaaaaagaaaataaaccaAAAATCCCCACCCCTCCTTACGACACTTCCGTTCTCACCTCCTTATTCCTCCGGCAACAACTCGATCTGAAACCCTCCATCTGAAACTTCATCGACGACTTCCGATGGTGGCGCACAGGTGAAGAAGGTGATCGCCGACTTCCGAAAAAGCATCGCCATCGTAGTTCCACTAAAAAAAACTTCTCCTCTTTTCTTTAACTCCACTGACGATCACACATCTGCAAATCCGACCTGTAACTCTCAAATCCCAAGCGCAAACCGGTATAAAACCCAACATGTGGCGATGAACGCTCCATCTTTGGCGAACAGGTGGTGATTAAGACAGAAGGTTTTCAGTTGAACAGATGTAGACTCAACAGTGGAGCTTTGATTCAGACTGTGGAGATGGATGTTTTAAATGATGATCTGTTGAAACCCTAACCGACGTCAATATCGACACACATGTGAGTTGGTGACGGTGAGGGTGGGCGTCGAAAGGAGCCTCTGTCAGATTTATATTAAGAAAGAGGGTAGAGAAAGAGGTCGAAGACCATCGCAGGAGCCTCCGTTAGATCCCGTCGTTTCCGTCAGAGAAGACGAGCACTAGATTCCGATGAAAAGGCTCAAGAACGACGACCACAACCACCCATTAGAAAGGGGTGGGGAATGTTCGCCGGAGGGTGGAGACAGTGATGGTGGTCGGCAATTGGTATGTTGTGTTTGGGTGCTTCTTTACGATCAGTAATAGTGAAGGGATGGATGGGTTGGGGGAAATGAAGGGGAAGggtttattttatcttttttattgaaattcataataaaaatattaaattaattaaaaaataaaaatagaagggTATTATGGTCATTTTAAATTAGGCATCGACTAAGCTCGCAACAAAATCGTCTTTCAGGGATGAAGTGTGTAAGGTTAAAACAAACGAGGGAtgatccgagttaatttttgaaaatatgaaCTAAACATACTTTCTAGCATGTACACGAGGGACGAATGGTGTAATTTACCCATAAACATAATCAACAGTTATGACTGCTGATTGTGCTCATCAGCAGTCATATGACTACTAATCATGCTCATCCGCAGTCCATATAACTACTGATGAGCTGATTTTGAGTTCTCAAGTTCAAACAAATCATCATTTccaaaaaaacccaaaaataaaaaaGCGTCAAAATGTTTTTTCTTAGTCTAAATATGGCTTAGACTTACCATTTGGAGAAGATGGGTTTTTTTCGGTTTTCAAAAGTGATCATTTGATTATGAGTTCTCAAGTTCTCTCAAATCTTttggttttcaaaagaatttgGCACGggtgggatatatatatatatatatatatatatatatatatatatatatatatatatatatatatatatatatatatatatatatatatatatatatattcaacaacGAACCAATTTAAAACCATAAAAGCAAGGAACCACTACTTTTTCAGGTTTTAGAACTTATTATTTATCGAAAatatataaattcataactttagaTTGTGAAtgctaaaaaataaattatatattattcAGATTTACAATGTGAACTTGCGTAGATTCACGCTGTGAATTTgatgagataaaaaaaaataaacctttttttattgaattagaTATCAATGGAAAGAGGataaaaagttttgaattttatatttttagttttttttttttcaataaaaaaatatgctctaaaagttaaaaaaaaaaaaaatgattcattGGTTCTATGGTTTAAAATGGTTAGTTGTTGTATATATACATAAGTGATCTTTATAAGTTATCTACCTGTAAATCTTCGAGCTCTACATTTCCATTAGAAGGCCAATTTGAAGGAGGGCGATTGTCATTCTTCACCCATTCAGCCTCTGATGGTAAGTTACTGAACTGTTTTATCCTTTCAACAGAAACCATCCGATTTTCGACTGAGCAGCTCATATACACAGCCCAAAACAACGATACATTGAGTGACAATCCATACGACAATGATAGTCCCACATTTTCTATAATGAAGATGAAAGATccacattttcaacatcaatcaGTTTTCTAACATAAAAACAACAAATGGAAGTGTTTGATTAGTTGTGTTGGGATCGAATTTACCTGGTTTAACGATACTGCTAGGCAAGATGATCAAGAACAACGTggaaacacataaaaataagCTTCCAAGGAACTCCAAACGGAAACCTAACCACTCATTGGACCCATTATTGTGGAAATCCATTCTCAAGTTTCCATTCACACGATCAACATTTTCTTGAACAAACCTCTCCTGCTTTTTAAAACACCGAATTGTCATAACCCGAGAAATGGTGAATAACGGGTGCCTTTGTAATTGAGTCAAGCCGTGTTAATTCACGAGATGTTGCAAGAAAGTATCCCTGAATTAAATTAATGAATCAAGAAATCAGAATTTTGATTTGCGTTATTGCATGCTAAATTTTGAACGTACCCGATACCAAAAATTGAGCCAACCCAATGGAATCAGTAAGAACACAGTTGGCCAAGCATACTGACAAGTAATGATGATGATGCTAATCACTGATATGTACATAACAAGACTTATGCTCATTAGGAAAGGAACTAACACATCGATGTTTGTTTGATCACTTGAAGCCTGAAAAATGATTCAACACATAAGCATTAAGCATAAGGAGGGAGGGTCTTGTAACAGAAATGGGAACGTATGTATTAAGAAACTATATACCCTACTAAGAATCCTTCCTGAAGGTGTAGTGTCAAAAAATGACATTGGAGCATGAAGAATGCTGTGAAGCATTTGCGTAAAGAAACTCTGGGAGGTTTTAAGCCCGAGGATTGTTGAGGAAATAACTCTACCGAATACCAAAAGGAAGGATAAAAGGGCGATAGAGATATAAACTTGTATAAACAACGTAGGGTTGAAAGAGGATGCACGTGTGTCGGAGGTTTCGTAGGACAACCAATAGTCGCTTGCCATCTGTGCACCTTGCCATGCAAAtgagaaaaacaaaacaataatCACACCCCACCATCCAAAAGCCTCGGTAAGGTACACTTTATAGACACTTGAGCTGATCCTTCCCGTttccctctcttcttcttcaactaatTTCGATGTGCCTATGAGAGAACTAGACTTGGATCTTTCTAAATTCTTCTCATCTTCTTCCATTGGGTTATGGCTAGGAGACTTCTGAAGAGGTCCATGAGAAGGGGTTTCAGTTGTTTTATCTTCCATTTCTACTAGTTGCATAGAGGCTTCGTGAGCAGACACTAGTGCCTTAAAATCCAAGCCAGATTCTAGAAGTTTATCGTATTTTCCTGATTCAACAATCTTCCCATCTCGCATCACCTTATACAATCAAAGTTAAATTGAATTATCCATGTATCAAGAATCAAGAGCTTAATCTCTAAAACTAAAATAGACTAGTGGTATAGAGTTACTTACTAAGATTAGATCAACATTATGGAGGAAATCAACTTGGTGGGTATCGAGCAAGATTGTCTTGTTTCTAAGAGCTCCCCTCACACACTCCTACACCatcaaaaacaaataaaaacataaagatTTGTATAGAAAAAACAAATATGCGTGAATTTTCATATTCTATTATGATGGATCAATCAATCAATCACCTTGAATATCGAGGAACCGGTGTGAGCATCTACAGCACTAAAGACATCATCAAGAAGATAGATATCACAATCTTGATAAACAGCTCTGGCAAGCTGAATCCTCTGCTTTTGACCACCACTCAAGTTAATCCCACGCTCTCCGATTTCAGTATGATCTCCGAATTCCATCATTTCCAAGTCTTTCTCCAAGCTACACATCTTAATTACTTCCTTGTATTTTGGTTTATCCATTGGCAAACCGAACAAAATGTTCTCTTGGATTGTCCCATTCTGAATCCATGCCGTTTGTGGAACATATGCAGTGCTTCCACACACCCTCACCTATTTCATATATCAACAACAAAGTTTATCACATGTTGTCAATCAAGTTTATTAAGATCAGGATCTTATCCAAGTTCGTTTTATATTTTGCAAAATCATGAAGATCCTACCAAaacgaatttatatttaaattttcttGTAAGGCCTTGTGTGTGCAGTATAAATTATAACTTGATGTCAATTAAGACTTCAATACGGAGtcaacttttattttttaaacatgAATCATAATTTTTGTCGTTACAAACCGTAAAAAATTATGAAGAAAGCATCTTAATTATAAAAACAAACATGATCATTATAATTTAGAACTAAAGGCTTACGATCACAAATGTAATATCATTAGTGTAACCTGCCTAATTTGAGATTTAGTGATGATGGTCTATAAGAATTTTGCAACTTCGAATGCTCAATTTCAATTTGAATAACAGAAATTGTTAGGCTCGACTATATAATAAAACTATAGAGGTGTGATCAGATCGTATTAAGATCTTAGTCATATCCCACTATAGATCTTGTTTTAGATAGATCTTAGTGAGATCGGGATCATTTTTGGCTTGCAggattttaaatttataagatcTTAAGATCAAAATCGGGATCTTAACAACCATGTTGTCAATAATTTCAATAATCTTTCTTGAACGGTTACCTTCCCGGAGATTTTGTGCATTTCACCAATAACCGATGAAAGAAGAGATGATTTCCCAGAACCTACAGTCCCAACAATTGCTGCAAGTTCACCTTTTTTAATGGTAAAATTTAAATTCTTGACTACACCTCCTTCAATACATTCATCATCCCAACTAAAAGACCCATTTTCAACTTCAACCGTTGTCATTCCACTACAATTCTCCTCCCTCTCTACTGCCCCCTCATCCAACTCCTTACTTAACATGAACTCATCCAATCTACCCAAAGAAATCATGGCTTGAGAGAGGGAAATCATCGATTGTGGGAATGTTCGAATTGGCTCTTGTAGATTCTTGATCAGTGATGTAGCAGTGAACACTGTCCCTGCATCAAGTGGGATCCCAAACAAAACCGCACTCCCAAAGGTGAGTGAAGAGACAAACAAAGGGGTACTCCACAAAAGGATCATGTTTCCACCAAATGAGGTCACGAATTTTTTAAGCCACCAAAATTCAGACTCACGAAAGGCTAGAATCCTCTTGTTGAAATGCTCTTCCCATGCTTGGAACTTAATCACCCTCATGTAGTTAAGCATCTCGTTTGTTGCTTTCAACCTCGAATCACGCTTTTGCATTATCTTAAACTGAAATCTGTTGTTCCTATTAGTACCCAAAATCACAAGAATGACTATTACCAAGACCCCAAGTAAAGCTACCAACGAAGGTGTCCCAAGGTAGGAGTAAAGAATGACTAACGCCACTGCAACTTGGAGTGGCATAAGCCAAATAGCATGCAACTGAAGCATCATATCTGAGAGTTGTTGAGCATCTACAGCCATGTAGTTCACAATCTGTCCAACACCATGGGATTGTCGAGAAGAGCAAGAGAGGCGTAACCCCTTTTTGTAAAGGGAAGTTATAAGGGTGGAGCGGATTAACATTCCAAGCATCTGAGAATGAAAATTGAAGTGGTGGGTTGACAAAACTTCAATTAGTTTCGCAACAAGAAGGATTAGTATCAAATAGTATCCCTCATATGGAGAGGTACTCTTCCCTGAAGTGAAATCTATGAATCTTTGGATCAACAAAGGCCCAACATACGTGACACATAGCTTTATAATCGCAAGAAAAGCAGTGAAGGCAACATTTTTCCAAAAACATCGAACCAATGTAACCCTTACAGGGTGTTTCGAATTTTCATGAGGCTTTGgccaatttttttcaaaaagtttGGAGAGTTTCTCTGCTTTGTGTTGGGGTGAAAGTGTTGGGATGTCTTTTAGTTTTAAAGGGGTTTTGTACCCTTTTTGCAACAACGGGTTCATCCAAATCCAAAACATCTTTGATGGGATTGAAGCTAATGCCCATCCAGTCACTTCTTCTACCTCCGACTCTAATACTTTACCATTACCATTTGGTATTAGCGATTCTGATTCTCTATTCGCTATGATTCTGGTTGACCAAGTTATGGACATAATTAAGAGGAAAACCGAAAATGGCAAACATATCAATGAAATTATGTCTTGGGATTTCAAAACTGAAGTGTTGGAAATGAACCGGATAATACTAGAAGAAGCCATTAAAGCAATGATGATGAAATTTACAACCCAGAAAACACGAAGGGAGAGCGGATGTGTTGAGGCTTGAAATCTCTTCTCGTGGATGATCAACAAAGTGATTACAAGGAAAACTAAAGCTTGAATCAACCAACAAATCCCATCTATTAGCTTCCATGACATCTCGTTGTTTTGTACAAATGCTAGAATAGATGAAACCAAAGATAAAACCACTAGAATTGTTGTGACGAGTAAAGTCAGCTTAAACCAAACATTGGTGTTATTGACAACAAGTCTAGTTTTAGGAAAAAGAGGTTCTTCTTCTTCATAGGTGGACGTGGACCTTGAGTTGAGCTTATGAATTATTGCAAAGAGGAAGAGGATGAGAAGGAACAAGACATCGATAGAGGATAAAAGTGCTCTTTGAGGGCATGGAGAGAAGAAGATGAACTTTAGCCATTGGAGTATGGTTGAAGTTCCAGAAGCTTCCACCACAACAGAGGTTGAAGAACATGAAAGAGAAGTCATCCAAGATGAAGCACTAGAAGCCATCGAATTTGACGCATGCTCAAACCCACTAAAGATTTTATTTGTGTTACCTTGTGGAATACTTTCGATTTGTATTCTACACTTCAACACGTCTCAAAACTAGAAATATAGTTTAAATAAACATTGAATTGAATTCAGTGCATGCAATGCATGCAAAATACGTTTCTCGTTGAAGTTCAAGAAAAGAATATAAATTTTAATACGGTAAATTACATGAACGGTCCCTATAGTTTAGTTTAATTTATGTGTTTGGTCCATAAC is a window of Lactuca sativa cultivar Salinas chromosome 1, Lsat_Salinas_v11, whole genome shotgun sequence DNA encoding:
- the LOC111909397 gene encoding LOW QUALITY PROTEIN: ABC transporter C family member 4-like (The sequence of the model RefSeq protein was modified relative to this genomic sequence to represent the inferred CDS: inserted 2 bases in 1 codon), whose protein sequence is MASSASSWMTSLSCSSTSVVVEASGTSTILQWLKFIFFSPCPQRALLSSIDVLFLLILFLFAIIHKLNSRSTSTYEEEEPLFPKTRLVVNNTNVWFKLTLLVTTILVVLSLVSSILAFVQNNEMSWKLIDGICWLIQALVFLVITLLIIHEKRFQASTHPLSLRVFWVVNFIIIALMASSSIIRFISNTSVLKSQDIISLICLPFSVFLLIMSITWSTRIIANRESESLIPNGNGKVLESEVEEVTGWALASIPSKMFWIWMNPLLQKGYKTPLKLKDIPTLSPQHKAEKLSKLFEKNWPKPHENSKHPVRVTLVRCFWKNVAFTAFLAIIKLCVTYVGPLLIQRFIDFTSGKSTSPYEGYYLILILLVAKLIEVLSTHHFNFHSQMLGMLIRSTLITSLYKKGLRLSCSSRQSHGVGQIVNYMAVDAQQLSDMMLQLHAIWLMPLQVAVALVILYSYLGTPSLVALLGVLVIVILVILGTNRNNRFQFKIMQKRDSRLKATNEMLNYMRVIKFQAWEEHFNKRILAFRESEFWWLKKFVTSFGGNMILLWSTPLFVSSLTFGSAVLFGIPLDAGTVFTATSLIKNLQEPIRTFPQSMISLSQAMISLGRLDEFMLSKELDEGAVEREENCSGMTTVEVENGSFSWDDECIEGGVVKNLNFTIKKGELAAIVGTVGSGKSSLLSSVIGEMHKISGKVRVCGSTAYVPQTAWIQNGTIQENILFGLPMDKPKYKEVIKMCSLEKDLEMMEFGDHTEIGERGINLSGGQKQRIQLARAVYQDCDIYLLDDVFSAVDAHTGSSIFKECVRGALRNKTILLDTHQVDFLHNVDLILVMRDGKIVESGKYDKLLESGLDFKALVSAHEASMQLVEMEDKTTETPSHGPLQKSPSHNPMEEDEKNLERSKSSSLIGTSKLVEEEERETGRISSSVYKVYLTEAFGWWGVIIVLFFSFAWQGAQMASDYWLSYETSDTRASSFNPTLFIQVYISIALLSFLLVFGRVISSTILGLKTSQSFFTQMLHSILHAPMSFFDTTPSGRILSRASSDQTNIDVLVPFLMSISLVMYISVISIIIITCQYAWPTVFLLIPLGWLNFWYRGYFLATSRELTRLDSITKAPVIHHFSXVMTIRCFKKQERFVQENVDRVNGNLRMDFHNNGSNEWLGFRLEFLGSLFLCVSTLFLIILPSSIVKPENVGLSLSYGLSLNVSLFWAVYMSCSVENRMVSVERIKQFSNLPSEAEWVKNDNRPPSNWPSNGNVELEDLQVRYRPNTPLVIKGITLSIKGGEKIGVVGRTGGGKSTLIQVMFRLVEPSGGSIIVDDINISTIGLHDLRSRFGIIPQEPILFEGTVRSNIDPIGQYSDEQIWRSLERCQLDDVVASKPGKLDSPVVDNGDNWSVGQRQLLCLGRVMLKHSRLLFMDEATASVDSQTDAVIQKIIREDFAECTIISIAHRIPTVMDCDRVLVIDAGYAKEFDKPSRLIERASLFGSLVQEYANRSSGL